In one Desulfobacterales bacterium genomic region, the following are encoded:
- a CDS encoding SLC13 family permease, which translates to MTRDLNPTEAQVKENRRKFLFLAVGILLFIIVYYAPPWADAIDPAGKNFVLTREGKGALAVFLLAGTWWVFEVLPIGITSITIGVLQALFVIRPAKTVFQNFMDPSVMFIFASIMIGLVFTKTGLTRRLAYKMLVIVGEKTSMIYLGCFAVTAGLTLVMAHTAVAATIYPLLLSVYSLYGEGSKPTRFGKGLFIGMAYVAGAGSIVTLLGAARGAVAIGFFNDIVGRNISFFELSYYMLPVGWLMVIILWGFFLVMCKPEKKTIPGLRARAQQLHAELGSVTRKEITAALIVFACILTLSLRSFVAFLEPLDKTAIILLSSILFFVTGILGIDDLEEIPWNIILLFGGAMSIGFCLWETGAAQWLAINWLVIFKKANWFIFVMGIAFFVMVMTNFIMNVAAIAISLPVALVIAPYLGVAPEVIFYASLTTAGMPFLLLVGAAPNAIAYDSKQFTSGEFFMYGIPASIILMLVVAFAALVIWPLMGMPVTLAG; encoded by the coding sequence ATGACCCGCGACTTGAATCCCACCGAAGCGCAAGTGAAAGAGAATCGCAGAAAATTTTTATTTCTTGCTGTCGGCATCCTGTTATTTATCATCGTTTACTACGCGCCGCCCTGGGCCGATGCGATTGACCCCGCCGGTAAAAACTTTGTCTTGACCCGCGAAGGCAAGGGGGCCCTGGCGGTTTTTCTGCTGGCCGGCACGTGGTGGGTTTTTGAAGTCCTGCCCATCGGCATCACCAGCATCACCATCGGCGTTCTCCAGGCCCTTTTTGTGATCCGCCCGGCCAAAACCGTTTTCCAGAATTTCATGGACCCGTCGGTCATGTTTATCTTCGCCTCCATCATGATCGGCCTGGTGTTTACCAAAACCGGCCTGACCCGGCGCCTGGCCTACAAGATGCTGGTCATCGTCGGGGAAAAAACCAGCATGATCTATCTGGGGTGCTTTGCCGTCACCGCCGGCCTGACCCTGGTAATGGCCCACACCGCGGTTGCCGCCACGATCTATCCCCTGCTGTTGTCGGTTTACAGTCTTTACGGTGAAGGCAGCAAACCGACCCGCTTCGGCAAGGGACTCTTTATCGGTATGGCCTATGTGGCCGGCGCCGGCAGTATCGTCACCCTGCTGGGGGCGGCCCGGGGCGCCGTTGCCATCGGTTTTTTTAACGACATCGTCGGCAGAAATATTTCCTTTTTTGAGTTGAGCTACTATATGCTGCCGGTGGGGTGGCTGATGGTCATTATCTTATGGGGTTTCTTTCTGGTAATGTGCAAACCCGAAAAGAAAACCATCCCCGGTTTGAGAGCAAGAGCCCAACAGCTCCATGCCGAACTGGGATCCGTCACCCGTAAGGAAATTACCGCCGCCCTGATCGTTTTTGCCTGTATTTTAACGTTGTCATTACGGTCTTTTGTCGCCTTTCTGGAACCCCTTGATAAAACCGCCATTATCCTGCTCTCCTCGATTCTGTTTTTTGTTACCGGCATTCTGGGTATCGACGACCTGGAGGAGATCCCCTGGAATATCATCCTGCTCTTCGGCGGGGCCATGAGCATCGGCTTTTGCCTCTGGGAAACTGGGGCCGCCCAATGGCTGGCGATAAACTGGCTGGTCATTTTCAAAAAAGCCAACTGGTTTATTTTTGTGATGGGTATCGCCTTCTTTGTCATGGTCATGACCAATTTTATCATGAATGTAGCGGCCATCGCCATCTCGCTGCCGGTGGCGCTGGTGATCGCCCCCTATCTGGGGGTGGCGCCCGAGGTTATCTTTTATGCCTCGCTGACAACCGCCGGCATGCCGTTCCTGCTGCTGGTGGGCGCAGCCCCCAATGCCATCGCCTATGACTCCAAACAGTTTACCAGCGGTGAATTCTTCATGTACGGCATACCGGCCAGCATTATCCTGATGCTGGTCGTGGCGTTTGCAGCGCTGGTTATCTGGCCGCTGATGGGGATGCCTGTAACCCTTGCAGGATAA
- a CDS encoding CBS domain-containing protein yields the protein MKSRTVKEVMVPLAQYATVPENATMFEAIIALEKAQQEFNQSQYRHRAILVYDNNKQIVGKVSQLDILKALEPKYEQIEDTKSISRLGYSRQFLKKMMDQFNLWNKPLDDICKKAGSTKVKDFMYTPTEGEYIEESATLDQGIHQLIVGHHQSLLVTREKEIVGILRVTDVFHEICTTIKTCEI from the coding sequence ATGAAATCTCGTACTGTTAAAGAGGTGATGGTACCCCTGGCGCAATATGCCACGGTACCCGAAAATGCAACCATGTTTGAAGCAATTATAGCCTTGGAGAAGGCCCAGCAGGAGTTCAACCAGTCCCAGTATCGCCATCGGGCCATACTGGTATACGACAATAACAAACAGATTGTGGGAAAAGTCAGCCAGCTGGATATCTTAAAGGCGTTGGAGCCGAAATATGAACAGATTGAGGACACGAAATCCATATCCCGGCTGGGATACAGCCGTCAGTTTCTGAAAAAAATGATGGATCAATTCAACCTGTGGAACAAGCCCCTGGATGATATCTGTAAAAAGGCAGGCTCGACAAAGGTCAAGGACTTCATGTATACCCCGACGGAAGGCGAATATATTGAAGAAAGCGCCACCCTGGACCAGGGCATCCACCAACTGATCGTCGGACACCACCAGTCGCTGCTGGTTACCAGAGAAAAGGAAATCGTCGGCATCTTGAGAGTGACGGACGTTTTTCATGAGATTTGCACTACTATCAAAACCTGTGAAATTTAA